In one window of Paracoccus saliphilus DNA:
- the trpS gene encoding tryptophan--tRNA ligase — MSETSNTRFTPRIFSGIQPSGGLTLGNYLGALKRFAALQGSGSETIYCIVDLHAITVWQEPDILRQRIREGAAAFMASGVDPRQSILFNQSQVSAHAELAWLFNTVARVGWMYRMTQFKDKAGKNSENASLGLLAYPALMAADILVYQATAVPVGEDQKQHLELTRDIAAKFNHDYKVEHFPLTEPLIEGVATRVMSLRDGSKKMSKSDPSDASRINLTDDADAIAQKIRKARTDAEPLPGSIEGLKDRPEARNLVNIFAALADQTPDQVLARFEGQGFGAFKPALAEVAVEALSPITRKMSEFMDDPAEIDRILGDGANRADELATPILERTKEIMGLLRSRA, encoded by the coding sequence ATGAGCGAGACAAGCAATACGCGCTTTACCCCCCGCATCTTTTCGGGGATTCAACCCTCGGGCGGGCTGACACTCGGGAATTATCTGGGCGCGTTGAAGCGTTTCGCGGCACTACAGGGCAGCGGCTCAGAGACGATCTACTGCATCGTCGACCTGCACGCGATCACCGTCTGGCAGGAGCCGGATATCCTGCGCCAGCGTATCCGCGAAGGCGCTGCGGCCTTCATGGCCTCGGGCGTCGATCCTCGACAGTCGATCCTGTTCAACCAGTCGCAGGTCAGCGCCCATGCCGAATTGGCGTGGCTGTTCAACACCGTGGCGCGGGTCGGCTGGATGTACCGGATGACCCAGTTCAAGGACAAGGCGGGCAAAAACAGCGAGAATGCCAGTCTCGGCCTGCTGGCCTATCCGGCGCTGATGGCGGCCGACATCCTGGTCTACCAGGCCACCGCCGTTCCCGTGGGCGAAGATCAGAAGCAGCATCTGGAACTGACCCGCGACATCGCCGCCAAGTTCAACCATGACTACAAGGTCGAGCATTTCCCACTGACCGAGCCTTTGATCGAAGGCGTCGCCACCCGTGTCATGTCGCTACGCGACGGCTCGAAGAAGATGTCCAAATCCGATCCGTCGGATGCCAGCCGTATCAACCTGACTGACGATGCCGATGCCATCGCGCAAAAGATCCGCAAGGCCCGCACCGATGCCGAGCCATTGCCCGGCAGCATCGAGGGCCTCAAGGATCGTCCCGAGGCGCGGAATCTGGTCAATATCTTTGCTGCCCTCGCGGATCAGACCCCAGACCAGGTTCTCGCCCGGTTCGAAGGGCAGGGCTTTGGCGCATTCAAGCCTGCGTTGGCGGAAGTCGCCGTCGAGGCGCTTTCACCGATCACCCGCAAGATGAGCGAATTCATGGACGATCCGGCCGAGATCGACCGGATCCTGGGCGATGGCGCTAACCGCGCGGATGAACTGGCAACCCCGATTCTCGAACGCACGAAAGAGATCATGGGCCTCCTGCGCAGCCGCGCCTGA
- a CDS encoding rhomboid family intramembrane serine protease — MHQGTNESPINPLPAVVWLLAMPIIASEAVFGLGRLGLIGGAEGVGLRLSGLQMSAYAPEMVERMWAMGAIDWGQVYRLLSYPFVNSSMVQALFVLAFTLALGNLVAREFRPWAVIALYLGSAVGGALVYTVAMSFLPGRPAPLIGGYPAIYGLVGAFTFLLWTRLAAANANRMRAFTLIGMLLLFQLVFGIVFGGTGYGWIAEISGFAMGFGLSFLLVDGGVARALRQLRQR, encoded by the coding sequence ATGCACCAGGGGACCAATGAATCACCCATCAACCCGCTGCCCGCCGTCGTTTGGCTGCTGGCGATGCCCATCATTGCCAGCGAGGCGGTATTCGGCTTGGGCCGACTCGGGCTGATCGGTGGGGCCGAAGGGGTGGGGCTGCGTCTGTCCGGGCTGCAGATGAGCGCCTATGCGCCCGAAATGGTGGAACGGATGTGGGCCATGGGTGCCATCGATTGGGGACAGGTTTACCGGCTGCTAAGCTATCCCTTCGTCAATTCCTCGATGGTACAGGCTTTGTTTGTGCTGGCCTTCACGCTGGCGCTCGGCAATCTGGTCGCGCGGGAGTTCCGGCCCTGGGCGGTCATCGCGCTGTATCTGGGATCGGCGGTTGGCGGGGCGCTGGTCTATACCGTGGCGATGTCCTTCCTGCCGGGACGGCCCGCGCCGCTGATCGGCGGCTATCCTGCTATCTATGGCCTGGTCGGCGCCTTTACCTTCCTGCTCTGGACAAGATTGGCTGCGGCGAACGCGAACCGGATGCGCGCCTTCACGCTGATTGGCATGCTGCTACTGTTTCAACTGGTTTTCGGTATCGTCTTCGGTGGCACGGGTTATGGCTGGATCGCCGAAATATCCGGTTTCGCAATGGGCTTCGGGTTGAGCTTCCTGCTGGTCGATGGCGGGGTGGCGCGG